One segment of Pseudobythopirellula maris DNA contains the following:
- a CDS encoding sigma-70 family RNA polymerase sigma factor, which yields MNDDQRRQRFVELLTAHQRDIYSYVSMLMAGDEASADVVQEASIDLWKNHAMYDFQRPFLPWALKFAYHRVLAHRKARGRSRLVFSDEFVRAMSVQCETDPTPADTRLAALRNCLESLPEEQRKLIHDRYQGVLSVKSIALRMGVTPNNVSAQLYRIRAALSRCVEARLPTGPSKRFTP from the coding sequence GTGAACGACGACCAACGCCGACAGCGATTCGTGGAGCTCCTGACCGCCCACCAGCGCGACATCTACTCCTACGTCAGCATGCTGATGGCGGGAGACGAGGCGTCGGCGGACGTGGTGCAGGAGGCGAGCATCGACCTCTGGAAGAATCACGCCATGTACGATTTCCAGCGGCCTTTCTTGCCGTGGGCGCTGAAGTTCGCCTACCACCGTGTGCTGGCGCACCGCAAGGCGCGCGGCCGCTCGCGGTTGGTTTTCAGCGACGAGTTCGTCCGCGCGATGAGTGTTCAGTGCGAGACCGACCCAACCCCGGCCGACACGCGGCTGGCCGCCCTGCGGAACTGTCTCGAAAGCCTCCCGGAAGAGCAACGCAAGCTGATCCACGACCGCTACCAGGGCGTGCTCAGCGTGAAATCGATAGCGTTGCGGATGGGAGTGACGCCGAACAACGTTTCGGCGCAGTTGTACCGCATCCGCGCCGCGCTCTCGCGCTGCGTTGAGGCTCGCCTGCCAACGGGACCCAGCAAACGGTTCACCCCATGA
- a CDS encoding FecR domain-containing protein, with protein MIQQEARVQELLDTVLGGAPTDAECDELRRLLDQQPELRPSVISQLRTHSLLMWMLSPSAGAEGDAGPHLVGYQAVQAVPSLRSVVAGQRRYWYWFTASILVALLSAGALWGRLGGASHEALGKVLDSSGVAFGEATTALLAEAGDRFAAGVIEIDSGRLALEFASGVSVELIGPARCSVVDGMLVRLEEGQATADVPRWARGFTIATPAIDVVDLGTRFGVATRVSGKTDVVVFEGEVDLKAPAASEERFERRLTQGEAARVDPRGKIERIFQVHGESLGGHWSTLDRPEGGAIAAVWDHFEARESVGFYQVIASGLLEDAPAYVDHPHQWNGVDADGLPSELRGADYVRTANDYRYLPRLSLNVEFAENATLYLFFDQRTAPPEWLAAGFEKTAMVVGLDEDAWQGNPSYVLERGAGRSVDNRFDVWRRRCAAGETVVLGSMGDGDEARAMYGLAVVAE; from the coding sequence ATGATCCAGCAAGAAGCACGCGTTCAGGAGTTGCTCGACACGGTGCTCGGCGGCGCCCCGACCGACGCCGAGTGCGACGAGCTGCGCCGCTTGCTCGACCAACAGCCGGAGCTCCGCCCGTCGGTGATCTCCCAGCTGCGCACGCACAGCTTGCTGATGTGGATGCTCTCGCCGTCCGCCGGCGCGGAGGGCGACGCGGGGCCCCACCTCGTCGGTTACCAAGCCGTGCAGGCCGTGCCGAGCCTGCGATCGGTCGTGGCGGGGCAGCGGCGGTATTGGTACTGGTTCACCGCCTCGATCCTCGTGGCGTTGCTCTCCGCAGGCGCTCTGTGGGGGAGATTGGGCGGGGCCTCTCACGAAGCGCTCGGCAAGGTGCTCGACTCGAGCGGCGTGGCTTTTGGCGAGGCCACGACGGCGTTGCTTGCCGAGGCGGGCGACCGCTTCGCCGCGGGCGTGATCGAGATCGACTCGGGGCGGTTGGCGTTGGAGTTTGCCAGTGGCGTGTCGGTGGAGCTTATTGGGCCGGCACGCTGCAGCGTGGTGGACGGCATGCTGGTGCGGCTCGAAGAGGGGCAGGCGACGGCCGACGTGCCGCGCTGGGCCCGCGGGTTTACGATCGCCACCCCGGCGATCGACGTGGTCGACTTGGGAACGCGGTTTGGCGTGGCGACCCGCGTCAGTGGAAAGACCGACGTGGTGGTGTTCGAAGGCGAGGTCGACCTCAAGGCGCCCGCCGCCAGCGAAGAACGCTTCGAGCGGCGGCTGACGCAGGGCGAGGCGGCCCGCGTCGACCCGCGTGGCAAGATCGAACGCATCTTCCAGGTCCACGGCGAGTCGCTCGGCGGCCACTGGTCGACCCTCGACCGGCCGGAGGGGGGCGCCATCGCGGCGGTGTGGGATCACTTCGAGGCGCGGGAGAGTGTCGGCTTTTATCAAGTCATCGCCAGCGGTTTGCTGGAAGACGCGCCCGCCTATGTCGACCATCCGCACCAGTGGAACGGCGTCGACGCGGACGGGTTGCCGAGCGAACTGCGCGGCGCCGATTACGTGCGAACCGCCAACGATTATCGCTACCTGCCGCGGCTCTCACTGAACGTCGAGTTCGCCGAGAACGCCACTCTCTATCTCTTTTTCGACCAGCGGACGGCGCCGCCCGAATGGCTCGCCGCGGGCTTTGAGAAGACCGCCATGGTCGTGGGCCTAGACGAGGACGCTTGGCAGGGCAATCCGTCGTACGTGTTGGAGCGGGGGGCGGGACGCAGCGTCGACAACCGCTTCGACGTCTGGCGCCGCCGCTGCGCCGCGGGCGAGACCGTGGTCCTCGGTTCGATGGGCGATGGCGACGAGGCGCGGGCGATGTACGGCTTGGCGGTCGTGGCTGAATAG
- a CDS encoding glycoside hydrolase family 2 TIM barrel-domain containing protein, with protein MNLSRTYGFRCVLMAAATLGVMAAASAEARTRGFDHGWRFSSGDPEGAEQIDFDDLAWSSVTTPHDWAIAGPFNPEENGYAGKLPWRGVGWYRKWFSLDAAKKGSRVYLDFDGVMAFAKVYINGQLAFEGDYGYASFRVDATPYLRFGRSNVVAVRADTTRLKTRWYPGAGIYRKVSLVVSPPVHLARHGARITTSHVSDSAARVVISNEIECHAGLSDPFEVEVEILDPDGKVVASKSYASEARQGETPVVEGEHEIPNPRRWDVDHPHLYTAVTLLRVDGQVVERRETPFGVRTFEFTADDGFHLNGRRVQLKGVNLHHGHGPLGAAFHTRAIERQLEIMQSMGANAIRTSHNTPAREVLDLCDRMGILVWDELFDKWGGTAGRVEGEPPFEPYVAKHAREFVRRDRNHPSVVVWSIGNEILNQPHEKEGKSPERVAFARQEFLRHDSTRPVGLGCFIPSTAETKILDSLDLTGWNYARRYTRYRERYPDKPIVYSESASALSTRGWYHLPLATDKCDYAHDEHQVSAFELNAAGWSDLAEVEFDLMKNDPYVAGEFVWTGFDYLGEPTPFSQEARSSYFGAVDLVGLPKDRYYLYRSHWRPEAKTIHIAPHWNWSGHEGPAGQKGKGVPVMVYTNGDEGELFVNGRSQGVRRKGERPPQPANVAVRATATASSHADGKPAQQALATEGGGWAVAEDDQNPWFAVDLGEERKLATIGLVFPRQSKLYGYTVEASDDGNTWREIGRHTETREPMWGGVPEAFLSVDGEGRHVRLVFGKCLERAKPAIKSFAVYESPKENDYYAPTYDYRLRWNNVRYEPGEIKVVVKKDGEPLGETTVRTAGEPARLRLTPDRTELAADGEDLCYLTVEALDTQGVPCPTADARVRLELEGPCEVAGVGNGNPLSLEPFQSDELVLFSGKAVAIVRTQSGAGGSLKVTAASDGLQPATAELTSSR; from the coding sequence ATGAATTTATCACGAACGTACGGCTTCCGGTGCGTCCTCATGGCGGCAGCGACGCTCGGCGTCATGGCGGCGGCTTCCGCCGAGGCCCGCACGCGCGGCTTTGACCATGGCTGGCGGTTCTCCAGTGGCGATCCCGAAGGCGCCGAACAGATCGACTTCGACGACCTCGCGTGGTCGAGCGTCACCACGCCGCACGACTGGGCGATCGCCGGTCCCTTCAACCCCGAAGAAAATGGCTACGCCGGCAAACTGCCTTGGCGTGGCGTCGGCTGGTACCGCAAGTGGTTCTCGCTCGACGCCGCGAAGAAGGGTTCGCGTGTCTACCTCGACTTCGACGGTGTGATGGCGTTCGCCAAGGTCTACATCAACGGCCAGCTGGCATTCGAGGGCGACTACGGCTACGCCTCGTTCCGCGTCGACGCCACGCCTTACTTGCGATTCGGCCGGTCGAACGTGGTCGCGGTGCGCGCCGACACGACCCGGCTCAAAACCCGCTGGTACCCCGGCGCCGGGATCTACCGCAAAGTCTCTCTGGTGGTGAGCCCCCCGGTGCACCTGGCGCGGCACGGCGCCCGCATCACGACGTCCCACGTGTCGGACTCGGCAGCGCGGGTCGTGATCTCCAACGAGATCGAGTGCCACGCCGGGCTCTCCGATCCGTTTGAGGTCGAGGTCGAGATCCTTGACCCCGACGGCAAGGTGGTCGCAAGCAAGAGCTACGCCAGCGAGGCGCGTCAGGGCGAGACGCCGGTTGTCGAAGGCGAGCACGAGATCCCCAACCCACGGCGATGGGATGTCGACCACCCCCACCTCTACACAGCCGTCACGTTGCTACGGGTCGACGGCCAAGTGGTAGAACGCCGCGAAACACCATTCGGCGTGCGCACGTTCGAGTTTACCGCCGACGACGGGTTCCACCTGAACGGCCGCCGGGTGCAGCTCAAGGGCGTCAACCTGCATCACGGCCACGGCCCCCTGGGCGCGGCCTTCCACACGCGGGCGATTGAGCGGCAGCTCGAGATCATGCAGTCGATGGGCGCCAACGCCATCCGCACCAGCCACAACACCCCCGCGCGTGAGGTGCTCGACCTATGCGACCGGATGGGCATTTTGGTGTGGGACGAGTTGTTCGACAAATGGGGCGGAACCGCCGGCCGAGTGGAGGGCGAGCCGCCCTTCGAGCCGTACGTCGCCAAGCACGCCCGCGAGTTCGTCCGCCGCGACCGCAACCACCCGTCGGTCGTTGTTTGGTCGATCGGCAACGAGATCCTCAATCAACCGCACGAGAAGGAGGGCAAGTCGCCCGAGCGGGTCGCCTTCGCACGCCAAGAGTTCTTAAGGCACGACTCCACGCGGCCGGTCGGCCTGGGCTGCTTCATCCCCAGCACGGCCGAGACGAAGATCCTCGATTCGCTCGACCTGACGGGCTGGAACTACGCCCGCCGTTACACCCGCTACCGCGAGCGGTACCCCGACAAGCCGATCGTCTACAGCGAGTCGGCCTCGGCCCTGAGCACCCGCGGCTGGTACCACCTGCCGCTCGCCACGGACAAGTGCGACTACGCCCATGACGAGCACCAGGTGAGCGCCTTCGAGCTCAACGCGGCCGGCTGGTCCGACTTGGCCGAGGTCGAGTTCGACCTGATGAAGAACGACCCGTACGTCGCCGGCGAGTTTGTCTGGACCGGCTTCGATTATTTGGGCGAGCCGACGCCGTTCTCGCAGGAGGCCCGCAGCTCGTACTTCGGCGCCGTCGATTTGGTCGGCTTGCCCAAGGACCGCTACTACCTCTACCGCAGCCACTGGCGTCCCGAGGCGAAGACGATCCACATCGCTCCGCACTGGAATTGGTCCGGCCATGAAGGCCCCGCTGGTCAAAAGGGTAAGGGCGTGCCGGTGATGGTCTACACCAACGGCGATGAGGGCGAGCTGTTTGTGAACGGCCGCTCGCAGGGCGTGCGGCGCAAGGGGGAGCGACCCCCGCAACCCGCCAACGTGGCCGTGCGCGCCACGGCCACGGCGAGCTCGCACGCCGACGGCAAGCCCGCGCAGCAAGCACTGGCCACCGAAGGCGGCGGCTGGGCCGTGGCCGAAGACGACCAAAACCCGTGGTTCGCCGTCGACCTGGGCGAGGAGCGTAAGCTCGCCACGATCGGCCTCGTCTTTCCCCGCCAGTCGAAGCTGTACGGCTACACGGTCGAGGCGTCAGACGACGGCAACACGTGGCGCGAGATCGGCCGGCACACCGAGACCCGCGAGCCGATGTGGGGCGGCGTGCCCGAGGCGTTTCTCTCGGTCGATGGCGAGGGGCGCCACGTGCGGCTCGTGTTCGGCAAGTGTCTTGAACGGGCCAAACCTGCGATCAAGAGCTTCGCGGTTTACGAGTCGCCCAAGGAAAACGACTACTACGCCCCCACGTACGACTACCGCCTGCGGTGGAACAATGTCAGATACGAGCCGGGCGAGATCAAGGTCGTCGTCAAGAAGGATGGCGAGCCGCTCGGCGAGACGACGGTCCGCACCGCCGGCGAGCCGGCCCGACTGCGGCTCACGCCCGATCGCACGGAACTCGCTGCCGACGGCGAGGACCTCTGCTACCTCACGGTCGAAGCGCTCGACACGCAGGGCGTCCCCTGCCCCACGGCCGACGCCCGCGTGCGGCTCGAATTGGAGGGGCCGTGCGAGGTGGCCGGCGTCGGCAACGGCAACCCGTTGTCGCTCGAGCCGTTCCAATCCGACGAGCTGGTACTGTTCAGCGGCAAGGCGGTGGCGATCGTCCGCACGCAGAGCGGCGCGGGCGGTTCGCTCAAGGTGACCGCCGCGAGCGACGGCCTGCAGCCGGCGACCGCCGAGCTCACCTCTTCGCGGTGA
- a CDS encoding glycoside hydrolase family 2 TIM barrel-domain containing protein, with translation MHRLLLVVALLAPSLAHAAEAPDWENPAVVEINRLPVRSTFTPYADKAAANAGGASDRVVSLNGAWRFHWAPKPEERPVDFYQPAFDASGWDEIRVPGNWQMQGYGVPIYTNTKYPFRKAPPRVTLDPPKDFTQSELRNPVGSYLRTFSLPEGWDGKRVTILFAGVKSAFYVWLNGERIGYSQDSMCPAEFDLTEHLTDGENLLAVEVYRWSDGSYLEDQDMWRLSGIFRDVDLVAHSAVASLQDFYVTTDLDDDYRDAELKISARLERASDASDKAFTLTARVYAPGGDEPIAELASEPVEWDADGAAQVALSHQLTSPALWSAEKPALHRLVLTLRGADGAELESIPWRFGVREYEFRDKKFWVNGQSVKLKGVNRHEHHPRTGRHVDHATMRLDAELMKRANVNFVRTSHYPNDPYWYALCDELGLYVMDEANQESHGFGTGSRALGDNPDWEFAHVDRGVSMVERDKNHASVAVWSLGNEGGSGRCLVAMRRAMERVDSTRPYFYHADEATTDWRDIDYPTIDQVEEYFEEAKDRGPRGKGVLVREYAHMMGNSGGNLREHVDALYRHPNYVGMAIWDWVDQAIAKPRDGSPLAYGQDPARLTLDDSEYWAYGGEFGDKPNDLDFCINGVIGADRQPHPHYWEVRHAYQPVLLERIDGQPTVRLTNRFNFTDLSELRWKWSVTADGVEAAAGELASPNAAPGESIEVAVPGFDAPYNSKAEVRGVLSAELKEAPPWAPAGFAVAREQFLLQPKPYEPITPRQGSGLAVEESDGKIVASNARTLFIWDASSGALVSWKRNGAELLAQPLEPHFWKPTNRNQKGNGYAERLGAWRTAAADREPLGHSAYQAGLGVVIASFDFRLPVGDSSCRLVYSALPTGQIEVDLQYTPGAEAGETPSLPKFGVRLALRGASRTVAWQGRGPHENYIDRKDSAFVGNYESPLSEFVTHYAFPQDNGARTGVRWLELRGGAEPGLRVEGSQPLTIRAWPFDENDLENTQRDHELPQRDFVYLNIDERVHGVGGDNSWGKRTMDKYTVPSNEPRKLRFVLTPIE, from the coding sequence ATGCACCGCCTGCTGCTAGTCGTCGCCCTGCTGGCCCCCTCGCTCGCCCACGCCGCGGAGGCGCCCGATTGGGAGAACCCCGCCGTTGTTGAGATCAACCGCCTGCCGGTTCGGTCGACCTTCACGCCGTACGCCGACAAGGCGGCCGCAAACGCCGGCGGGGCGTCGGACCGCGTCGTGAGCCTCAACGGCGCCTGGCGGTTCCACTGGGCGCCGAAACCCGAAGAACGGCCCGTCGATTTCTACCAGCCCGCGTTCGACGCCAGCGGTTGGGACGAGATCCGTGTGCCGGGCAATTGGCAGATGCAGGGCTACGGCGTGCCGATCTACACGAACACCAAGTACCCGTTCCGCAAGGCGCCACCGCGGGTCACGCTCGACCCGCCCAAAGACTTCACCCAATCCGAGCTGCGCAACCCAGTCGGCAGCTACCTTCGCACTTTCTCACTCCCCGAAGGTTGGGACGGCAAACGGGTCACGATCTTGTTCGCCGGCGTGAAGAGCGCGTTCTACGTCTGGCTCAATGGCGAACGCATCGGATACAGCCAAGACAGCATGTGCCCGGCCGAGTTCGACCTGACCGAGCACCTCACCGATGGCGAGAACCTGCTGGCCGTGGAGGTCTACCGCTGGAGCGATGGCAGCTACCTCGAAGACCAAGACATGTGGCGCCTGAGCGGCATCTTCCGCGACGTCGATCTCGTGGCCCACTCCGCCGTGGCGTCGTTACAAGATTTCTATGTGACGACCGACCTGGACGACGACTACCGCGACGCCGAGCTCAAGATCAGCGCCCGTCTCGAACGGGCCTCGGACGCTAGCGACAAAGCCTTCACACTAACCGCCCGCGTGTACGCCCCCGGCGGCGACGAGCCGATCGCGGAACTCGCGAGCGAGCCTGTCGAGTGGGACGCCGATGGCGCCGCGCAGGTCGCGCTGTCGCATCAACTGACCAGTCCCGCGTTGTGGTCGGCCGAGAAGCCGGCGCTCCACCGGCTGGTGCTCACGCTCCGCGGCGCCGACGGCGCTGAGCTCGAATCGATTCCCTGGCGGTTCGGCGTGCGTGAGTACGAGTTCCGTGACAAGAAGTTCTGGGTCAACGGCCAGTCGGTCAAGCTCAAGGGCGTCAACCGCCACGAGCACCACCCACGAACCGGCCGCCACGTCGACCACGCCACGATGCGGCTCGACGCCGAGCTGATGAAACGAGCGAACGTCAACTTCGTGCGCACCAGCCACTACCCGAACGACCCCTACTGGTACGCCCTGTGCGACGAGCTCGGCCTGTACGTCATGGACGAGGCGAACCAAGAAAGCCACGGCTTCGGCACGGGCAGCCGCGCCTTGGGCGACAACCCCGACTGGGAATTCGCCCACGTCGATCGCGGCGTTTCGATGGTCGAGCGCGACAAGAACCACGCCTCGGTCGCCGTGTGGTCGCTCGGCAACGAGGGGGGATCGGGCCGCTGCCTCGTGGCGATGCGGCGCGCAATGGAGCGGGTCGACTCGACCCGGCCCTACTTCTATCACGCCGACGAGGCGACGACCGATTGGCGTGACATCGACTACCCCACGATCGATCAGGTGGAGGAGTATTTCGAGGAAGCCAAAGACCGGGGCCCGCGCGGCAAGGGCGTGCTGGTGCGCGAGTACGCCCACATGATGGGCAACTCGGGCGGCAACCTGCGTGAGCATGTCGACGCCCTCTACCGCCACCCGAACTACGTCGGCATGGCGATCTGGGACTGGGTCGATCAGGCGATCGCCAAGCCGCGGGACGGATCACCGCTCGCCTACGGCCAGGACCCGGCGAGGCTCACGCTCGACGACAGCGAGTACTGGGCTTACGGCGGCGAGTTCGGCGACAAGCCGAACGATCTCGATTTTTGTATCAACGGCGTGATCGGCGCCGACCGTCAGCCGCACCCGCACTACTGGGAGGTACGCCACGCCTACCAGCCGGTCTTGCTGGAAAGGATCGACGGCCAGCCAACCGTGCGGTTGACGAACCGTTTCAACTTCACCGATCTGAGCGAACTCCGCTGGAAATGGTCGGTCACAGCCGACGGCGTGGAGGCTGCCGCGGGCGAGCTGGCGTCGCCCAACGCGGCGCCGGGCGAGTCGATCGAGGTAGCCGTACCGGGGTTCGACGCTCCCTATAATTCAAAAGCCGAAGTCCGCGGCGTGCTCTCCGCCGAGCTCAAGGAGGCGCCCCCCTGGGCGCCGGCCGGGTTTGCTGTCGCACGAGAGCAGTTCCTGCTGCAGCCCAAGCCGTACGAACCGATCACGCCACGCCAGGGATCGGGCCTCGCGGTCGAAGAGAGCGACGGGAAGATCGTCGCTTCGAACGCGCGCACGCTTTTCATCTGGGACGCATCGAGCGGCGCCCTGGTCTCCTGGAAACGCAACGGCGCCGAGCTGCTCGCCCAGCCGCTCGAGCCGCACTTCTGGAAGCCGACCAACCGCAATCAGAAGGGCAACGGCTACGCCGAACGCTTGGGCGCGTGGCGCACCGCGGCGGCCGATCGCGAGCCGCTCGGTCATTCCGCCTACCAGGCGGGCCTCGGCGTGGTGATCGCCAGCTTCGATTTCCGGCTGCCGGTAGGCGACTCGTCCTGCCGCCTCGTCTACTCGGCCTTGCCGACGGGGCAGATCGAGGTTGACCTACAGTACACGCCCGGCGCCGAAGCGGGCGAGACGCCCAGCCTGCCGAAGTTTGGCGTGCGACTGGCCCTTCGCGGCGCCAGTCGCACGGTCGCCTGGCAAGGACGCGGCCCGCACGAGAACTACATCGACCGCAAAGACTCGGCGTTCGTCGGCAACTACGAGTCGCCCCTCAGCGAGTTCGTGACCCATTACGCCTTCCCCCAAGACAACGGCGCCCGCACCGGGGTGCGTTGGCTCGAGCTGCGTGGCGGCGCCGAGCCGGGGCTGCGTGTCGAGGGGAGCCAGCCACTGACGATCCGCGCGTGGCCCTTCGACGAGAACGACCTGGAGAACACACAGCGCGATCACGAGCTGCCGCAGCGTGACTTCGTCTACCTCAACATCGACGAACGCGTGCACGGCGTCGGCGGGGACAACAGCTGGGGCAAACGGACGATGGACAAGTACACCGTCCCCTCGAACGAGCCCCGCAAGCTGCGCTTCGTGCTCACACCGATCGAGTGA
- a CDS encoding glycoside hydrolase family 43 protein, whose translation MLKLFFSAVLLAIYLGAGSAVAQEPVLLLPYFDSNGENGVYLAWSEDGREFHAVNSNEAIFTPPAWKNQSLTRDPSIVYHDGRFHMVWTSNWKGEVFGYASSPDLKSWSEPLMIEPWRGEGEKPNNVWAPEICWDHVADEFKVVWSSTLPSELADGDGNDDRHGGDHRMYYLTTTDFQQFSDPQPIFEGRDEDLIDAHLVFDAEGDRWVMNYKKEVSAARGGKNIRLAFSPPEITPRSFSDAGGPIVGQGTSISPMNAEGSSLVPWRGEWLLYWDSYSNRHYSMASSSDLQEWSDESDQLRMPVRHPRHGTVFIADRENIGWELTKSSDE comes from the coding sequence ATGCTCAAGTTGTTTTTCTCGGCTGTGTTGCTCGCGATCTACCTCGGCGCCGGTTCCGCCGTCGCGCAAGAGCCGGTGCTGCTGCTGCCCTATTTCGACAGTAACGGCGAGAACGGCGTGTACCTCGCTTGGAGCGAAGACGGCCGCGAGTTCCACGCCGTCAACAGCAACGAGGCGATTTTCACGCCCCCCGCGTGGAAGAACCAAAGCCTGACCCGTGACCCGTCGATCGTGTACCACGACGGGCGGTTCCACATGGTCTGGACCTCGAACTGGAAAGGCGAGGTTTTCGGCTACGCCTCGTCGCCCGACCTGAAGAGCTGGTCCGAGCCGCTGATGATCGAGCCCTGGCGGGGCGAGGGCGAGAAACCCAACAACGTGTGGGCGCCGGAGATCTGCTGGGACCACGTTGCCGACGAGTTCAAGGTCGTCTGGTCGTCGACCCTGCCGAGCGAGCTGGCCGACGGCGACGGCAACGACGACCGCCACGGCGGCGACCACCGGATGTACTACCTGACCACCACCGACTTCCAGCAGTTCAGCGACCCGCAGCCGATCTTCGAGGGCCGCGACGAGGACCTGATCGACGCCCACCTGGTGTTCGACGCCGAGGGCGACCGCTGGGTGATGAATTACAAGAAGGAAGTCTCCGCCGCGCGCGGCGGCAAGAACATCCGTTTGGCCTTCAGCCCGCCGGAGATCACGCCCCGCAGCTTCAGCGACGCTGGCGGTCCGATCGTGGGACAGGGGACGTCGATCAGCCCGATGAACGCCGAGGGCTCGTCGCTCGTCCCGTGGCGAGGCGAGTGGCTGCTCTACTGGGACAGCTACTCCAACCGGCACTACTCGATGGCGTCGTCGTCCGACCTTCAAGAGTGGTCCGACGAGAGCGACCAACTCCGCATGCCGGTGAGGCATCCGCGTCACGGCACGGTCTTTATCGCCGACCGTGAGAATATTGGCTGGGAGCTCACCAAGTCTTCTGACGAGTAG